Proteins from one Methanobrevibacter sp. TMH8 genomic window:
- a CDS encoding SRPBCC domain-containing protein yields MNGGKIMEKIYLSVIINAPKEKVWDIMLGKDTYPLWTDVFMPGSYYIGDWSEGSKILFLAPDEKGKTSGMVSKIKENRPYEYISIEHRGEIEDGKEKEAEWTGMFENYTFKEINSATEVSIDMDVVEEFKEMMQDMWLKALQKLKELAEK; encoded by the coding sequence TTGAATGGAGGAAAAATTATGGAAAAAATATATTTGTCAGTCATTATAAACGCACCAAAAGAAAAAGTTTGGGATATAATGTTAGGTAAGGATACTTATCCATTATGGACCGATGTATTTATGCCTGGTTCTTATTACATTGGGGATTGGAGTGAAGGAAGTAAAATTCTTTTCCTTGCACCTGATGAAAAAGGAAAGACAAGTGGAATGGTAAGTAAAATAAAAGAAAACAGACCATATGAATATATTTCCATTGAACATAGAGGCGAGATAGAGGATGGAAAAGAAAAAGAAGCTGAATGGACAGGTATGTTTGAAAATTATACATTCAAGGAAATAAACAGTGCCACAGAAGTTTCAATTGATATGGATGTAGTTGAAGAATTTAAGGAAATGATGCAAGACATGTGGTTAAAAGCACTGCAAAAACTCAAAGAATTAGCAGAAAAATAG